One stretch of Leadbetterella byssophila DSM 17132 DNA includes these proteins:
- a CDS encoding Crp/Fnr family transcriptional regulator codes for MEPLVAEFKSSPDLVLKLYHSSIRKNYPVGSVILNENASIRSIPIVTKGTLKVIRTEEDGREILLYYIRSGESCVMSFLGGMHNETSKVKAEVEEEAEILFLPIDKVNLFIKEHPEWLDYIFRLYHKRFEELLEMVNAVTFKKVDERLLGLLQKKQEVMGSNTLNITHEQLANELGTARVVVSRLLKQLEELGRVRLGRNKITLV; via the coding sequence ATGGAGCCTCTAGTAGCAGAGTTTAAATCGTCCCCTGATTTAGTATTAAAACTTTATCACAGTAGCATCAGGAAAAACTATCCAGTTGGCTCCGTCATTTTGAATGAAAATGCGTCCATACGTTCTATCCCTATAGTCACTAAAGGTACCTTAAAGGTGATACGGACAGAAGAAGATGGAAGAGAAATACTTTTATATTATATCAGATCAGGCGAAAGTTGCGTAATGTCCTTTCTAGGAGGAATGCACAATGAAACCAGTAAAGTCAAGGCTGAAGTGGAGGAAGAAGCTGAGATCCTATTTCTTCCCATAGATAAGGTTAACTTATTCATCAAAGAGCACCCGGAATGGCTTGATTATATTTTTCGCTTATACCATAAACGCTTCGAGGAGTTACTCGAAATGGTCAATGCAGTTACATTCAAAAAAGTTGATGAGCGCCTCTTGGGTCTACTTCAGAAAAAGCAAGAGGTGATGGGCTCCAATACCCTGAATATCACTCACGAACAGTTAGCCAATGAGCTTGGAACGGCTCGAGTGGTGGTTTCAAGGCTTTTAAAACAATTGGAAGAATTAGGGAGAGTCAGACTGGGAAGAAATAAAATTACCCTTGTGTAA
- a CDS encoding TSUP family transporter encodes MALAGYSASIFIGISLGLVRGRGSILTLPVLAYLFGIDPILATVYSLFIVGSTSIVGSLSYFKQGLVNLKAAALFGIPSIMTILITREIVLPSIPVDIFHMGHFTVTKNLVLILLFALLMLN; translated from the coding sequence ATGGCATTAGCAGGATATTCGGCGTCCATTTTTATTGGGATTTCTTTAGGACTTGTAAGAGGCCGCGGTAGCATTCTGACCTTACCAGTTCTAGCATATTTATTTGGGATTGATCCTATCTTAGCCACCGTCTACTCTCTATTTATTGTAGGTTCCACTAGCATTGTTGGATCCCTTTCCTATTTTAAGCAGGGCTTGGTAAATCTCAAAGCTGCCGCGCTTTTTGGAATTCCTTCCATAATGACCATCCTCATTACCAGGGAAATAGTACTTCCATCCATTCCAGTAGATATCTTCCACATGGGACATTTTACGGTAACTAAGAACCTAGTTCTCATACTGCTTTTTGCCCTACTCATGTTGAACTAA
- a CDS encoding IS91 family transposase, whose amino-acid sequence MSVVERTLNRACNEITGFSELLQRFERKISILGRSKRTFENYSRRVAALALHFESLPTDLHPEQVKDYLFELQQRSHSSSQSYFKHTVYGLRFLLNSENLPYDYLHLPSIPKEKKLPVILSREEIWRILQHDGLLFEKNWVVYAKRPLGGPKQVIEYLGRYTHKVAISNHRIKNVTEQEVTISYKDYKDQSKTKQLTLKNEEFTRRFSLHILPKRFVQIRHYGILSSSRKRGKLQRIQKDIKVVRPIIKPKTQHKKCYCCKAGNLITLHVFGQRGPPKAYLIESQIAPVN is encoded by the coding sequence TTGAGCGTAGTCGAAAGGACTTTGAATCGCGCTTGTAATGAAATTACAGGTTTTTCTGAACTTCTGCAACGTTTTGAACGAAAAATTTCTATTTTAGGACGAAGTAAACGCACTTTCGAAAATTATTCACGCCGTGTGGCTGCACTGGCGCTTCATTTTGAATCTTTACCCACCGATTTACATCCCGAACAGGTTAAAGATTATCTGTTTGAACTGCAGCAACGCTCCCATTCATCTTCTCAATCGTATTTTAAACACACCGTTTACGGATTGCGTTTTCTCTTAAATTCCGAAAATCTTCCGTACGATTATCTTCATTTACCCTCGATTCCTAAAGAAAAAAAACTACCCGTCATCCTAAGTCGAGAAGAAATTTGGAGAATACTCCAACATGACGGTTTGTTGTTTGAAAAGAATTGGGTGGTTTATGCCAAGCGACCTTTGGGTGGCCCCAAGCAAGTGATTGAATATTTAGGCAGATACACCCACAAAGTTGCTATAAGCAATCATCGGATAAAAAATGTAACCGAACAAGAAGTTACCATCAGCTATAAAGATTACAAAGACCAAAGTAAAACCAAGCAACTCACCTTAAAAAACGAAGAATTTACAAGGCGATTTAGCTTACATATTCTACCCAAACGCTTTGTGCAAATCAGACATTACGGAATTCTAAGCAGCAGTAGGAAACGCGGAAAACTCCAACGAATACAAAAAGATATAAAAGTTGTACGCCCAATAATTAAACCCAAAACGCAACATAAAAAATGCTATTGCTGTAAAGCCGGAAATCTGATCACCTTGCATGTTTTTGGACAAAGAGGACCACCGAAAGCCTACCTTATCGAAAGCCAAATTGCGCCTGTGAATTAG